The sequence below is a genomic window from Cobetia sp. cqz5-12.
GGCTTCGGCAGACAGACCGCCGCCTTGCTTGTTGATGCCCTTGTTGTTGGACAGCTTGCCGCCGACCTTGACGGTGGTGTGGATCTCGTTGCCCTTGAGCTCATTGACCTCAAGCACCACGCGGCCATCGTCGAGCAGCAGCACGTCGCCCGCGACCACGTCATCGGCCAGTTCCTGGTAGTCACAGCCGACGCGCTCGACGGTACCTTCATCACGGCCCAGGCCGATATCGAGGATGAACGGCTGGCCTTCGCTCAGCTTGACGGCGGTATCCTTGAAGCGCGCGATGCGGATCTTCGGACCCTGCAGGTCACCCAGCACGGCGACGCTGCGGCCCTGGGCGGCAGCGGCCTGTCGTACGGCCTCGGCGCGCATGCGGTGATCTTCGGGGCTACCGTGGGAGAAGTTGAGGCGTACCACATCGACTCCGGCACGAATCATCGCGTCGAGCACACCCGGCTTGTCACTGGCAGGGCCGAGAGTGGCGACAATCTTGGTGCGGCGGATCGGGCCGTTGAACGCGTGCGGCATGAAAGCATACTCCTTGAACACTGGCGTGATGGACTGGCTGAAAACGCAAACCAGGTTGTTGTCATTTTACTACATTGAAGGCTGAAAGGGAGCCTGTCGAGTATCGTCGGCTGTCGTTGTCCATTCTCGTGATCACGATCGGGACTGCAAGGGGGGACGTGAAGTCTGCCGCGCGATTGTTGCGAATACGTTGTCGCGGGTACGCGGACGTGGACTCTCGCTTGAGGGTTTGCCGCGCTACGCCATGCGGGGGCGGCCGGCCATTTCGACGCCTGACAGCCAGGCGTCGCATGCCCTTTGCGTCGGCGTCGGGGTGATCGCCCCATCACGCCAATGTTCGCTGGCTGGCTTTCACAGGCAGCCATTTCACTGCTACCTATATAGTGGCAATAGCCTGCTGAGCGACATTTCCGCTCATCGAGCCGGCGCAGACCGTGTACCGGCCCCGTTGACCGCTGCCATGCGCTGATGACCTATGCTCAAGTCCGGCTCGGAGGCCGGAATGCCACGCCCCCATGCATGACGGCTGTCGATGTCATCTGACGCAAGCCGCACGCTGGCATGGCAGGTGGCATGGCATGTCTCGAGGCTGTCGCAGAGGCGTCATCTTGAGCCGCCTTGACGAGGTGCCAGTCTCAACATTGCTGGTCAGCGCTGAAATGCTGGGGTAGGGTAGGCGCATTTTTCGGCTGGGACAAAACCCAGCGCGACGAGTCATTCGCCGGCGCAATCAGTGCCGGCCAGGAGATGCGAGCAACCATGGGCAAGTCACTGGTGATCGTCGAGTCGCCCGCCAAGGCCAAGACCATCAACAAGTATCTCGGCAACGACTTCGTGGTGAAGTCGAGTGTCGGGCACATCCGCGACCTGCCGACCAGCGGTAGCGGCAAGCAGGCCACCGACCCCAAGGAACGTGCCCGTCAGGCGGCGGAGACCCGCAAGATGTCGCCCGAGGTCAAGGCGGCTCACAAGGCGCAGAAGGCCAAGACCCAGTTGATCCGCCGCATGGGGGTCGACCCGGAGAATGGCTGGGAGGCGCATTACGAGATCCTGCCCGGCAAGGAAAAGGTCGTTTCCGAGCTGACGCGCCTGGCCGAGAAAGCCGACACCATCTATCTCGCGACGGATCTGGACCGCGAAGGTGAGGCGATTGCCTGGCACCTGCGCGAGACCATCGGTGGCGACGATTCGCGTTACAAGCGTGTGGTCTTCAACGAGATCACCAAGAAGGCGATCACGGCGGCCTTCGATGAGCCGGGCGAGCTGAAGATGGATCGCGTGCATGCCCAGCAGGCACGCCGCTATCTGGATCGCGTCGTCGGCTTCATGGTCTCGCCGCTGCTGTGGGCCAAGGTCGCTCGTGGCCTGTCCGCCGGTCGCGTGCAGTCGGTTGCCGTGCGGCTGATCGTCGAACGTGAGCGCGAGATCCGCGCCTTCATCCCCGAAGAGTTCTGGGATGTCCACGCTGAGCTGGCCGCCGCCAGTGGTGAAGCGATCCGTTTCGAGCTGGCGCGTCAGGATGGCAAGGCCTTCCGTCCGACCAGCGAGAAGGAGACGATGGATCGCATCGCGGCGCTGCGCACGGCCAAGCTCGCGATCACCAATCGTGAAGACAAGCCGACGCGCTCCAAGCCGAACGCGCCGTTCATCACCTCGACCCTGCAGCAGGCGGCCAGTGGTCGTCTCGGCTTCTCGGTCAAGAAGACCATGATGATGGCCCAGCGTCTCTACGAGGCGGGTTACATCACCTACATGCGTACCGACTCGACCAATCTGTCGGCGGACGCGGTGGCCACGGCGCGTGACTTCATCAGCGAAGAATACGGCAGCAACTACCTGCCGGAAGCGGCCAACGTCTACTCCAGCAAGGAGGGCGCCCAGGAAGCGCACGAAGCGATTCGTCCTTCCGAAGTGTCGCGCCGCGCCACCGATCTCGCCGGTATGGAGCGTGACGCCGAGCGTCTGTATGAGTTGATCTGGCGTCAGTTCGTGGCCTGTCAGATGCTGCCGGCCGAATACCTGTCCTCCACGCTGACCATCGAAGTGGATGGCTACGAGCTGCGTGCCAAGGGCCGTGTGCTCAAGTTCGACGGCTACACGCGTGTCATGAAGCCGATGGGCAAGAAGGAAGAGGATCAGTCGCTGCCGGATCTTGCCATCGGCGAGAAGCTGGACCTTGTCGAGCTGCAGCCGCTGCAGCACTTCACCAAGCCCACGGCGCGATACACCGAGGCCAGCCTGGTCAAGGAGCTGGAGAAGCGCGGTATCGGCCGTCCGTCCACCTATGCCGCCATCATCTCCACCATCCAGGACCGTGGCTACGTGGCGCTGGAAAACCGTCGCTTCTATGCCGAGAAGCTGGGCGACATCGTCACCGATCGCCTCAGCGAGTCCTTCAAGGACCTGATGGACTTCGGCTTCACGGCGCGCATGGAAGACTATCTCGATGAGGTGGCCAATGGCGGGCGCAACTGGCGCGAGCTGCTGGACACCTTCTACGCCGAGTTCAAGGCCGAGCTGGACCACGCCCAGTCCGAAGAGGGCATGCGTCCGAACCAGCCGGTGCCGACGGACATCGCCTGCCCGACCTGTGGGCGCGAGATGCAGATCCGTACCGCCTCCACCGGGGTCTTCCTGGGTTGTTCCGGCTACAACCTGCCGCCCAAGGAGCGCTGCAAGACCACCATCGATCTGCTGCCGGGCGATGAAGCCGTGGCGGCCGATGCCGGTGAAGATGCCGAGACGGATGCGCTGCGCGCCAAGCGTCGCTGCCCGATCTGCGCCACCGCGATGGACAGCTACCTGATCGATGAGCAGCGCAAGCTGCACGTCTGCGGCAATAGCCCGGACTGTGTCGGTCACGAGGTCGAGGAAGGACAGTTCCGCATCAAGGGTTACGATGGCCCGGTGATCGAGTGCGACAAGTGCGGCTCCGACATGCAGCTCAAGACCGGGCGTTTCGGCAAGTACTTCGGCTGCACCAACGAGAATTGCAAGAACACCCGCAAGCTGCTCAAGTCCGGTGAGGTAGCGCCGCCGAAGATGGACCCGATTCCGATGCCGGAACTTGCCTGCGTCAAGGTCGAGGACCACTACGTACTGCGCGATGGCGCCAGTGGCCTGTTCCTGGCGGCCAGTCAGTTCCCGAAGAATCGCGAGACGCGTCCGCCGCTGGTCAAGGAGCTCAAGGCGCATGCCGACGAGCTGCCGGAGAAGTATCACTTCATTCTTGATGCCCCGGATCAGGACCCGGACGGACGTCCGGCGCAGATTCGCTTCTCGCGCAAGGTCAAGGCTCAATACGTCATGACCGATGAGGAAGGCAAGGCGACCGGTTGGAAGGCGACCTATGACAACGGCCGCTGGGTCGTCGAGGACAAGCGCAAGGGAGCCAAGAGCTGATGAGCCAGCGTGCCCGTACCAATCAGCTGCTGTATCAGGCCGAGTTGCTGCTGGCCCAGTCAGCAGCCTCTGGCGACGATGAGCATGCCGTGGCACGACGCATGGCCGGTGAGGAGGGCGCGCTCGCCCTACTGGAGCTTGCGCTGGCGTCATTGCTGGAAGAGTGTGCCGTGACAGCGCGCTGGCCGCAGGGTGGCTGGCGTGAGCGCCTTTCCACCCCGCCGACGCCCATTGCCGAGGTCGAGCAGCTGCGCAGCCTGCTGGAGCGTCCCGACAGCTGGTTGTCTGAGCTGGTCGCGGATGTGACCCGCCTGCATGAAGAGGACGGTGCCGCTCGCCGCGAGGAATCGCGCTCGCGTGGTGATGGCCTGATCATCGCGGCAGCTTCGAACGCCTCGCTGGCCGAGCGGCTCAGCGCTGCCATCACGGCATTCAAGGCGCTGCTGCCGCAGCTGCGCGAGTCGAGTGTCGAGTGGTAGGTTCAGGCGTTGATCTGGTGCTGCACGCTGGTGATGACTGGCGGATGGCAATCGGGTGACGTTTCGCCTTCACGGGTGCTAGACTGATCGCATTGTGGCAAGCCCTGCATTCTCCGGTACGACCATGGCTCTGGCTGTGGTCGTACTTTTTTCTGCGTCGCTGATGGCAGCGCGGTGCCGGGCTTGCCAGCCGTCGCGCTGACGATTACAACGACGCCGGTATCTCGCGAGATGCCGTGCAGGAGGAATGACGTGTCCGATCCCGCCGTACTTGAAATTGTGCAAATGGAAGATGGTGAAGTGATTCTGCGCGCCGCGGAAAGCGAAGGTGAGCCGCTGCTCAGCATTCGCATTTCGGACGAGGCCGCTGATCTGCTGCGTGACAATCGTTTCGAGGTCGCGCGTGAGATGATCGACCACGCCATCACCCGGACTCGCCTCTGGGATGGCGAAGAAGACGAGGACGAGCAGTCAGAAGGCATCGTGCACTGATTCATCGCTCATGCTTCGCGCACAAAAAAACCCGCCTCGAGGCGGGTTTTTTTGTGCGATGCGTGCGGCTTTTCTGCTGGGCAAAGCGCTGCTGGTCAAGGCCTCAGTGCAGGCCACCATCGCGGATGACGCCCACCCCGAGACCCTCGATCTCCAGACTGTCCGTGCGCAGGTCGACCTTGATCGGCGAGAAGTCCTCGTTTTCGGCTTCCAGCCATACGTAGTGCCCGTCACGGCGGAAGCGCTTGACGGTGACTTCATCCCCCAGGCGGGCCACCACGATCTGGCCGTCACGCACGCTGGTGGTGCGGTGTACGGCCAGCAGGTCGCCTTCCAGAATCCCCACATCCTTCATCGACACGCCGCGCACACGCAGCAGGTAGTCGGCAGCCGGCGAGAAGTAGTCACTCGGCAGCGGACAGTGGCGGTCGATATGCTCGCTGGCAAGAATCGGGCTGCCGGCAGCCACTTCCCCGATCACCGGCAGGCCATCGTTGGCGCTGTCGTCGACGTCAGCCAGCGACGGCACGCGAATGCCGCGTGAGGTGCCCGGCACCATCTCGATGGCGCCCTTGCGCTTGAGGGCGCGCAGATGCTCCTCGGCGGCATTCGGCGAGCGGAAGCCCAGCGCCTGGGCGATTTCGGCCCGCGTCGGCGGGTAGCCAGAGGACTTGATGGTCTTGATGATGAAGTCGAAGACATCCTGCTGGCGCGGAGTAAGCGGCTGGGTCATGGCATTGCCTTTGGCCTGGGCGGCATCTTGAGCTGACGGCACGGGGTGTGCATCCATACAACTGTCATTGTATCCAGTCATGGCGGTCATGCAAGGCATCGTGGCTTGCGTGGTGGCCTCAAAGGGCAGGTAGTCGTCGAGAGATCGCTGTCTGGTGACCTTGCTTGCCCGATGTCAAAGGCTCTGCTGATGAGGTCAGGCGGGCTGTCTGGGAGGGACGGATATTGCGAGTCCTTGGATCGCCACGGTCAGCGTTCAGCGAATATCAGTCTTGGCTAAACCTCTGGCGTTTGAAACGCGAGAGAATTGTCAGTCATGGCATGGCGCGCTAGAATCAAAGTGTTTCAAACGAATGTTCGTCGATGGCGGTGGCCGGTCGAGGCATGATCAAACATGCCGTGCTCGAGCGGGCCGTGTTCGAACATGCCTTGATCGTACGCGGCCTTGCCGTGAACCAGCACCACCTCATGAGAGAGTCGCCGTGCGGGGCTTGCGCCGTGACCTACGACTCCAGTCCTTTTCTACCTGACAAGGGTTCCGCCCATGGCCCAGACCGATACCGTTACCCGCATCCTCGATACTGCCGAGGTGCTGTTCGCCGAGCGCGGCTTCGCCGAGACCTCACTGCGCAACATCACCAGCAAGGCCAAGGTCAATCTGGCGGCGGTGAACTACCACTTCGGCTCCAAGAAATCGCTGATCCAGGCGGTCTTCGCGCGCTATCTCGATCCGTTCAGTGAGCGTTTCCACGCGGCACTCGACAGCGTCGAGCAGCAATACGCCGGGCGTCAGGTGCCGCTGGAGGTCCTGCTGGAGGTGATGGCGCGCACCGTGCTGGAGGTGCCGGCCGAGCGCAACAGCCTGCGTACCTTCATGCGCCTGCTTGGGCTGGCCTATACCCAGGGGCAGGGCCACATGCGGCGCTATATCCGCGAGCATTACGGCACGGTCTTCAGCCGCTTCGCCGAGCTTCTGAAGCTGGCGACGCCTGATCTGCCGGACAACGAGCGCTTCTGGCGCCTGCACTTCATGCTCGGCAGCGTGATCTTCACCTTCTCGGGCCTGGATGCACTGCGCGATATCGAGGAGGCCGAATACGGCCATCACACCACGGTGCGTGAGCTGATTCAGCACATGCGGCCGGTGGTGGTCGCGGCGATGGCAGCGCCGTTGCCGGCCTCGCTCGGGGATGGTGAGGCGGTCACCCAGGCGGCCAGCTGATGGCCTGCTGGGTCGCGGTGGATCTCTCACGCCAGAGCCTCGAGATACGCAATGACGCGCCGAGTGGCAGTCGTGATGCGCCGCCCCCCGCGGCCGGCCCTGACGCGCTGGTGCACGCCTGCGCGATCTCCAGCGGCCTCAACGGTATCGGCGAGCTCGACGGCAGCGGTTGCACGCCAACCGGCTGGCATGTGATTCGTGCCGCCATCGGGGCGGGCAATCCGCGTGGCGCCGTCTATCGCGGACGGCGCTTCACGGGTGAGGTGTTCACGCCTGAGCTTGCCTTAGAGCATCCTGAGCGTGACTGGATCCTGACGCGCATTCTGTGGCTCAGCGGCCGCGAGCCCGGCCTCAATCGCGGTCGCAATGCCCGCGGTGAGCGGGTCGATAGTCTGCGCCGCTACATCTATTTTCATGGCACGCCCAGCACGGAACCCATGGGCGTCGCGGCGTCCCACGGCTGCATTCGCTTGCGTGATGACGACCTGCTGCGACTCTTTGCCGAGGCCGTGCCCGGCACACCGGTGCTGCTGCATGTCTGAAGGCGTTGGTGTCCGAGTCTGATACCCTCCATGAGCCGTCACCGAAATCCGTGTGGCAGTCCCTTGCCGGGGTGCAGCTGGTCGCGACTGTTCGATAGGGGTTCAGTCGGCTAGAATTGCGCCTTTCCTCGCGCTGGCAGCCTGATTCATCACGTTTCTTCCAGGCTGCCAAGCCCCGTAAAAGACATGAAGTCCTGGCGGTCGTGATTCCTCTCTACACGGGACATCACTGCCGCAGGCCATGGACAGGAAGGATGACATGACACAGCCACTGGGCTCCGTAATGGTCGATGTTGCGGGGCTGACCCTCGCCCGCGACGAACGTGAACTGCTGGCACGCCCTGCCGTCGGGGGCGTCATCCTGTTTGCGCGCAACTGCGCTTCTCCTGAGCAGGTGCTGGAGCTGAGCCGCGAGATTCGCAGCGTGAATCCCCACCTGCTGATCGCCATCGATCAGGAGGGCGGGCGCGTCCAGCGTCTGCGCGAGGGCGTGACACGCCTGCCATCGATGCGCAGCCTGGCACAGTGCTGTCTCGGCCGTGACTGTGATGGTTGCGGCGAAGACGCCCAGGCCGCAGGCCTGGGTCTGGCACGCGATGCCGGCTGGCTGCTGGGCATGGAAATGGCAGCCATCGGCTGTGATATCACCTTTGCGCCGGTGCTGGATATCGATGTGGCGGGCTCGACCATCATTGGTGATCGCAGCTTCGGCGCCACGCCGGAAGACGTCATCGCGGTGGGCGGCGCCTTCATCGATGGGCTGCAGGAGGCGGGCATGTCCGCCGTCGGCAAGCATTACCCGGGGCATGGTGGCATCTCGGCCGATACCCATCTGGAGCGCGTGGTCGACCCGCGTCCGTTCCGCGAGCTGCGCGAACATGATCTCAAGCCCTTCGCGGCCCTCGCCGAGCGTCTGGGCGGCGTGATGCCGGCGCATGTGGTCTATCCGGATTTCGATGCACGTCCCGCGGGTTTCTCGCCCAGCTGGTTGGGCCTGCTGCGCGAAGAGTTCGGCTTCAAGGGCGCCATCTTCTCCGATGATCTGGGCATGGCGGCGGCAGTCGCGGAAGGTGGCCCGGCAGAGCGTGCGCGCCTGGCGCTGGACGCCGGCTGTGACATGGCGCTGGTCTGCAATGACCCGGCCGCCGCGCGCGAAGTGCTCGACAGCCTCGATGACGATGAGCAGCGCCACCGAGGCAAGCGCCAGGCGCGGTTGCGCTATGCGCGGGCTCGCCCGACGCTGGATGGCCTGGTGGGGCTGGCACGCTGGCGGCGCACCCACGCGCGGCTCGAATCGATGGCGGCCAGCCAGGCATCACAGCAGGTTGCCATGCCC
It includes:
- the topA gene encoding type I DNA topoisomerase, producing the protein MGKSLVIVESPAKAKTINKYLGNDFVVKSSVGHIRDLPTSGSGKQATDPKERARQAAETRKMSPEVKAAHKAQKAKTQLIRRMGVDPENGWEAHYEILPGKEKVVSELTRLAEKADTIYLATDLDREGEAIAWHLRETIGGDDSRYKRVVFNEITKKAITAAFDEPGELKMDRVHAQQARRYLDRVVGFMVSPLLWAKVARGLSAGRVQSVAVRLIVEREREIRAFIPEEFWDVHAELAAASGEAIRFELARQDGKAFRPTSEKETMDRIAALRTAKLAITNREDKPTRSKPNAPFITSTLQQAASGRLGFSVKKTMMMAQRLYEAGYITYMRTDSTNLSADAVATARDFISEEYGSNYLPEAANVYSSKEGAQEAHEAIRPSEVSRRATDLAGMERDAERLYELIWRQFVACQMLPAEYLSSTLTIEVDGYELRAKGRVLKFDGYTRVMKPMGKKEEDQSLPDLAIGEKLDLVELQPLQHFTKPTARYTEASLVKELEKRGIGRPSTYAAIISTIQDRGYVALENRRFYAEKLGDIVTDRLSESFKDLMDFGFTARMEDYLDEVANGGRNWRELLDTFYAEFKAELDHAQSEEGMRPNQPVPTDIACPTCGREMQIRTASTGVFLGCSGYNLPPKERCKTTIDLLPGDEAVAADAGEDAETDALRAKRRCPICATAMDSYLIDEQRKLHVCGNSPDCVGHEVEEGQFRIKGYDGPVIECDKCGSDMQLKTGRFGKYFGCTNENCKNTRKLLKSGEVAPPKMDPIPMPELACVKVEDHYVLRDGASGLFLAASQFPKNRETRPPLVKELKAHADELPEKYHFILDAPDQDPDGRPAQIRFSRKVKAQYVMTDEEGKATGWKATYDNGRWVVEDKRKGAKS
- the lexA gene encoding transcriptional repressor LexA, which codes for MTQPLTPRQQDVFDFIIKTIKSSGYPPTRAEIAQALGFRSPNAAEEHLRALKRKGAIEMVPGTSRGIRVPSLADVDDSANDGLPVIGEVAAGSPILASEHIDRHCPLPSDYFSPAADYLLRVRGVSMKDVGILEGDLLAVHRTTSVRDGQIVVARLGDEVTVKRFRRDGHYVWLEAENEDFSPIKVDLRTDSLEIEGLGVGVIRDGGLH
- the nagZ gene encoding beta-N-acetylhexosaminidase, translating into MTQPLGSVMVDVAGLTLARDERELLARPAVGGVILFARNCASPEQVLELSREIRSVNPHLLIAIDQEGGRVQRLREGVTRLPSMRSLAQCCLGRDCDGCGEDAQAAGLGLARDAGWLLGMEMAAIGCDITFAPVLDIDVAGSTIIGDRSFGATPEDVIAVGGAFIDGLQEAGMSAVGKHYPGHGGISADTHLERVVDPRPFRELREHDLKPFAALAERLGGVMPAHVVYPDFDARPAGFSPSWLGLLREEFGFKGAIFSDDLGMAAAVAEGGPAERARLALDAGCDMALVCNDPAAAREVLDSLDDDEQRHRGKRQARLRYARARPTLDGLVGLARWRRTHARLESMAASQASQQVAMPSGTLGSAEASDTSSASESGSAQ
- a CDS encoding DUF6586 family protein, whose amino-acid sequence is MSQRARTNQLLYQAELLLAQSAASGDDEHAVARRMAGEEGALALLELALASLLEECAVTARWPQGGWRERLSTPPTPIAEVEQLRSLLERPDSWLSELVADVTRLHEEDGAARREESRSRGDGLIIAAASNASLAERLSAAITAFKALLPQLRESSVEW
- a CDS encoding L,D-transpeptidase, which encodes MACWVAVDLSRQSLEIRNDAPSGSRDAPPPAAGPDALVHACAISSGLNGIGELDGSGCTPTGWHVIRAAIGAGNPRGAVYRGRRFTGEVFTPELALEHPERDWILTRILWLSGREPGLNRGRNARGERVDSLRRYIYFHGTPSTEPMGVAASHGCIRLRDDDLLRLFAEAVPGTPVLLHV
- a CDS encoding TetR/AcrR family transcriptional regulator; the protein is MAQTDTVTRILDTAEVLFAERGFAETSLRNITSKAKVNLAAVNYHFGSKKSLIQAVFARYLDPFSERFHAALDSVEQQYAGRQVPLEVLLEVMARTVLEVPAERNSLRTFMRLLGLAYTQGQGHMRRYIREHYGTVFSRFAELLKLATPDLPDNERFWRLHFMLGSVIFTFSGLDALRDIEEAEYGHHTTVRELIQHMRPVVVAAMAAPLPASLGDGEAVTQAAS